GTCGTCATGGGGGGATCATCCCAGCTTTGAGCGGCGCATCCAGCCCGCCGGTCCGCAGCGCCGCCAGATCGAGCACGCGCAAGCCCCCGTACTCCACGCGGATCCAACCCTTGGCGGCCAGCGTGGTCAGCGCCTCGTTGACCCGCTGGCGCGACAAGCCCACGAGGTAGGCCAGTTCCTGTTGCGTGATGCGCAACACGCCGCCCACGTTGGGCGAGAGCAGCGGGTGGAACAGCGCGGCGAGGTTGCGCGCCACGCGCAAGTCGGGGCTGTTGAGCCGGTCGATCTCGCGCGCGGCGATGAACTGGCCCAGCCGCTCGTTGAGCTGGTGCATCACGAAGCGGTTGAAGCCGATCGAATGGTCCAGCAACCAGTCGAACGTTTCCACGGGCAGACCCGCCACGCGGCTCTTGCGCAGCGCGAGGATGTTGTAGCGGTAGTGCTCGTGTTTGAGCACGGTGCCTTCGCCGAACCAGCCCCCGGGTGCCACACCGGTGAAAGTGATCACCGCCCCTTGCGAATCGTCGTTGCTCATCTTGAGCAAGCCGTCGACCAGGCCGAACCAATACGTCACCGGGCGGCC
The sequence above is a segment of the Hydrogenophaga sp. BPS33 genome. Coding sequences within it:
- a CDS encoding Crp/Fnr family transcriptional regulator; protein product: MSRLTPHHTGRLLHDRARAPTDAELAEIPWLERLTTIERERAVAALKVGDAEAGDHICRFGRPVTYWFGLVDGLLKMSNDDSQGAVITFTGVAPGGWFGEGTVLKHEHYRYNILALRKSRVAGLPVETFDWLLDHSIGFNRFVMHQLNERLGQFIAAREIDRLNSPDLRVARNLAALFHPLLSPNVGGVLRITQQELAYLVGLSRQRVNEALTTLAAKGWIRVEYGGLRVLDLAALRTGGLDAPLKAGMIPP